One window of Bacteroidales bacterium genomic DNA carries:
- a CDS encoding T9SS type A sorting domain-containing protein — translation MKRKFTLLAVIVLLLLMKDNIHAQVTYGLFPWDGENNVVSFVKNEISGAWEYSGIAGSTEIQINYGFARNPVDGEYYLIGGTEWQGPTRYLYHLNSSTFAIEEPPIALLVSSNGDIKPNAFAISSSGEFFIAYSNGRIDNFDVNTLQSTAHADVPGYGAAGLTYDFDNDRLLYVTSLGPVELYEIHSAGTVNHLFDFNTPGDYDNCGAQAIAYLGEGVCLASSAYSCDILYTIHLNNQTTELIAQPNGSPLSDLKSLIAPNEIDIIYVTVSGAGVEDGSSWDNAYPGEMLQEAIEQEGIEQVWVAVGTYTPTLYLSEPKSPPVKDGTSSQNHFWLKNNVAVYGGFAGYEESLSERVMKDNPTILSGDIIGDDDYSVFPGDYMEDNVQHVIYLPEGLDLFHSAVLDGFIIEGGIAGEGSQTIPFGGGLYCESNSPLIRNCIFRYNAALGGGGGYIGGEVLDMTFVNCILSKNFSFDNGGGFYVDWGASLTLTNTTVTDNHAAWAGGGIFSIAANVAIHNSIIWGNTAEEEGKQISVIQGGKKGYGINMNYSCYSDGEGDIDDYWEEIEFNNCITQNPLFVNPLNGDYRMIGLSPCVDAGNNVYNNLPFDIRGAGYDRILDKNAAKEAIIDMGAYEYKNGEDPNPNIIFVDKDRPDDSGDGFSWEFAKKTLQGALDIAGAGFQIWVEAGTYTPTYDYGEEGEEQNLYHFRMQNGVAIYGGFAGNEDPEVFDLADRDFEANETILSGDLLGNDEFDVTEGGYQNGTGDDNCYHVFYHPEAYTLDNTAILDGFTIMGGNASSADNNPNYSGGGILNYDNCSPTLTNLKIIANYALLNGGGIANIASFPVIENVEIIGNYADYNGGGIFNNGSSPGMTDVIINGNYSNHNGGGICNNEGDYNNLPSSPNLTNVLIEANYADINGGGMYNNGSSPILNKVDFIDNVAEANGGGICNNQGVFALQPSSPILTDVTIQGNHSTNGGGVYNNNNSAPKFTNTLIHDNQASQNGGGIYNFNSSSPEFNNTIVIDNQAGQNGGGVFNNDDASPVFINTTINRNIAGKSGGGVYTNYYSTATFYNVLITNNEAGLNGGGYFNNQSSETTLTNGTISKNSAGQYGGGAANANEGVVTLNNSIVWGNTATGLEGDYGHEFYVVYDAATTLNYSCYSNEPGDVFVEDGGVKTNTFTATNNNTTNDPLFTDPENNDFIIPRESPCADTGLDDYFDIEEENDIRGVGYPRKVDKNHPNEIGTIDMGAYEFGPQDACFNPDDGGEIGEVQTIPANTQPELLFSISEPLGYYGPLEFKWQFKTELSDWTDIEISGTHTNTYQPDVLTQTTWFRRLAQVGCVSPTWGNPAISNEVKITVSNWPYPWEKCNTSPAANGSSDYNPELNGGTFQLTATGQSTTLNDVYHFVYQDICESKVTVIARLADVENGGWAGVMMRESCSPGAKTILFKTRLYNPNVFIGYRTLDNKAMRNASQVAQLIHWMKIQRNGTNFKVFTSYNGTTWQQRYSVNISMGTCIQAGIFTESVLATRTSVAWFDHADVAKGLKIGEELTTSDNDQAQVELYPNPADDLVTISIPENESEVSYSITDMDGRVIEQSGFTGNEAVLDVSSFKPGLYVIRMEIGGEVVTKRLVVM, via the coding sequence CCATCAGCAGCAGCGGTGAGTTTTTCATTGCGTATAGCAATGGCAGGATTGATAATTTTGATGTTAACACACTACAATCAACAGCCCATGCTGATGTGCCTGGATATGGTGCTGCCGGTTTAACCTATGATTTTGATAATGACAGGTTGTTGTATGTTACAAGTCTCGGTCCTGTTGAATTGTATGAAATCCACAGTGCCGGAACAGTCAATCATTTGTTTGATTTTAACACTCCTGGTGATTATGATAATTGTGGCGCACAGGCCATCGCCTATTTGGGTGAAGGTGTTTGCCTCGCTTCTTCGGCCTATAGCTGTGACATTCTCTACACCATCCACCTGAACAACCAGACAACTGAGCTTATAGCCCAGCCTAACGGTTCGCCATTGAGTGATTTAAAAAGCTTAATAGCTCCTAACGAAATTGATATTATTTATGTCACCGTATCTGGCGCTGGAGTTGAAGACGGTAGTAGCTGGGACAATGCTTATCCCGGCGAAATGTTGCAAGAGGCTATTGAGCAGGAGGGTATTGAACAAGTGTGGGTAGCAGTCGGCACCTACACACCTACACTTTATCTCTCTGAGCCAAAGTCTCCACCTGTGAAAGATGGCACAAGCAGCCAGAATCATTTCTGGCTCAAAAATAATGTGGCGGTTTATGGCGGTTTTGCCGGGTATGAGGAATCCTTGTCCGAACGCGTCATGAAAGACAACCCGACCATCCTGAGCGGCGACATAATCGGTGATGACGACTATTCGGTATTTCCTGGCGATTATATGGAGGACAATGTGCAGCACGTGATTTATCTTCCGGAAGGGCTTGATCTCTTTCACTCAGCCGTTCTTGACGGATTTATCATCGAAGGGGGAATTGCGGGAGAGGGTTCTCAAACAATCCCGTTCGGGGGAGGATTGTACTGTGAGAGCAACTCACCCCTAATCCGCAATTGCATTTTCCGCTACAACGCGGCCCTTGGTGGGGGAGGGGGTTATATTGGCGGTGAAGTTTTAGATATGACTTTTGTCAACTGCATCCTGTCAAAAAATTTTAGTTTTGATAATGGAGGAGGTTTCTATGTAGATTGGGGAGCTTCCCTGACATTGACAAATACTACAGTGACAGATAACCATGCTGCATGGGCTGGTGGCGGGATCTTTTCAATTGCAGCCAATGTAGCCATACATAACAGTATCATCTGGGGAAATACTGCCGAAGAAGAAGGAAAACAGATATCCGTCATTCAAGGGGGTAAAAAAGGGTACGGAATCAACATGAATTATTCCTGTTATTCCGATGGAGAAGGTGATATTGATGATTATTGGGAAGAAATTGAGTTCAACAACTGCATTACACAAAATCCGCTGTTTGTCAATCCACTGAACGGCGATTACCGGATGATTGGCTTGTCCCCCTGCGTTGACGCCGGCAATAATGTATACAACAATTTGCCTTTCGATATCCGCGGTGCAGGATATGACCGAATTTTAGACAAAAATGCCGCTAAAGAAGCCATCATTGATATGGGCGCTTATGAGTATAAAAACGGGGAAGACCCAAATCCCAATATCATTTTTGTTGACAAAGACCGTCCTGATGATAGCGGAGACGGCTTTAGCTGGGAATTTGCCAAGAAAACCCTCCAGGGCGCGCTGGATATAGCAGGTGCAGGATTCCAGATCTGGGTAGAAGCCGGTACCTACACCCCAACCTATGATTATGGTGAGGAGGGTGAAGAACAGAACCTGTATCATTTCAGGATGCAGAATGGAGTGGCCATTTACGGCGGATTTGCCGGAAATGAAGACCCGGAAGTCTTTGACCTGGCTGACCGCGATTTTGAAGCCAACGAAACCATCCTCAGCGGCGACCTGCTTGGAAATGATGAATTCGATGTGACTGAAGGCGGGTATCAGAATGGAACCGGCGATGACAACTGTTATCATGTGTTTTACCATCCTGAAGCATACACGCTGGACAATACCGCTATTCTTGACGGGTTTACCATTATGGGTGGGAATGCAAGCTCTGCGGATAATAATCCCAATTATAGTGGTGGTGGCATTTTGAATTATGACAATTGTTCTCCAACACTCACAAATCTTAAAATCATCGCTAATTATGCCCTGCTTAATGGTGGAGGAATTGCAAATATTGCGTCTTTTCCTGTTATCGAAAATGTTGAAATTATTGGTAATTACGCTGACTATAACGGGGGTGGGATTTTTAACAACGGCTCTTCTCCCGGTATGACTGATGTCATTATTAATGGCAATTATTCCAATCATAATGGTGGTGGAATTTGTAATAATGAGGGAGATTATAATAATCTACCATCGTCTCCCAATCTTACCAATGTGTTAATAGAAGCCAATTATGCTGATATAAATGGTGGAGGTATGTATAACAACGGCTCATCACCGATCCTGAACAAAGTTGACTTCATAGATAATGTTGCTGAAGCCAATGGAGGAGGAATTTGCAATAACCAGGGCGTTTTTGCACTTCAACCTTCATCACCCATTCTTACAGATGTCACAATCCAGGGAAATCATTCCACCAATGGTGGAGGGGTATATAACAATAACAATTCGGCTCCCAAATTCACCAATACTTTGATTCATGACAACCAGGCCAGTCAAAATGGTGGAGGTATTTACAATTTTAATTCTTCATCTCCGGAATTCAACAATACAATAGTTATTGACAATCAGGCCGGTCAAAATGGTGGAGGTGTATTTAACAATGACGATGCTTCTCCGGTTTTTATCAATACTACAATCAATAGAAATATAGCTGGTAAATCTGGTGGAGGTGTTTACACCAATTATTATTCAACGGCAACATTTTATAATGTTCTTATCACGAATAATGAAGCCGGTTTAAATGGAGGTGGTTATTTCAATAACCAATCTTCTGAAACGACACTGACCAACGGAACCATTTCCAAAAACAGTGCAGGCCAGTATGGAGGGGGTGCGGCCAATGCAAATGAGGGAGTTGTTACGCTTAATAACTCTATTGTGTGGGGCAATACAGCTACCGGGCTTGAAGGAGACTACGGACATGAATTCTATGTGGTATATGACGCTGCTACAACCCTCAATTATTCCTGTTATTCCAATGAACCGGGGGATGTTTTTGTGGAAGATGGTGGCGTAAAAACGAACACCTTTACAGCAACCAATAACAACACTACCAATGACCCTCTTTTCACAGATCCTGAAAATAACGATTTCATTATTCCCCGAGAATCCCCCTGCGCCGATACCGGTTTGGACGATTACTTTGATATTGAAGAAGAAAACGACATTCGTGGAGTAGGCTATCCCAGAAAAGTAGATAAAAATCATCCAAACGAAATTGGCACTATTGACATGGGCGCCTACGAATTTGGTCCACAGGATGCCTGCTTCAATCCTGATGATGGCGGTGAAATAGGCGAAGTCCAGACCATCCCGGCCAACACCCAGCCTGAATTGCTCTTCAGCATTTCCGAACCATTGGGATACTATGGTCCGCTGGAATTTAAATGGCAGTTCAAAACAGAGCTATCTGACTGGACAGATATTGAGATCAGTGGTACACACACCAACACGTATCAACCTGATGTTCTGACCCAAACCACCTGGTTCAGGCGACTGGCGCAGGTAGGTTGTGTTTCACCCACCTGGGGAAATCCCGCTATAAGCAACGAGGTGAAAATTACTGTAAGCAATTGGCCCTATCCATGGGAAAAATGCAACACAAGCCCGGCAGCCAACGGCTCATCAGATTATAATCCTGAGTTGAACGGGGGTACTTTCCAACTCACCGCCACCGGCCAGTCCACCACCCTCAATGATGTGTATCATTTTGTTTACCAGGATATTTGCGAATCTAAGGTAACAGTTATTGCACGTTTGGCCGATGTTGAAAATGGCGGCTGGGCTGGCGTGATGATGCGTGAAAGTTGTTCGCCCGGTGCAAAAACCATCCTGTTCAAAACAAGACTGTACAATCCCAATGTGTTTATTGGGTACCGTACACTTGACAACAAAGCCATGCGCAATGCGAGCCAGGTAGCGCAGCTGATCCATTGGATGAAGATACAGCGCAACGGCACTAACTTCAAGGTGTTTACCTCTTATAACGGCACAACATGGCAGCAGAGGTATAGTGTAAATATCAGCATGGGAACATGCATTCAGGCCGGTATCTTTACCGAAAGCGTGCTGGCTACGCGGACTTCGGTGGCATGGTTTGATCATGCGGATGTTGCAAAAGGACTGAAGATTGGCGAAGAATTAACCACGTCCGACAATGATCAGGCACAAGTTGAGCTGTATCCCAACCCGGCCGATGACCTGGTTACGATCTCCATCCCCGAAAATGAAAGTGAGGTCAGCTATTCCATTACTGATATGGATGGAAGGGTGATCGAACAATCCGGTTTTACCGGCAATGAGGCCGTGCTCGATGTGAGCAGCTTCAAGCCTGGGTTGTATGTGATCAGAATGGAGATAGGAGGGGAGGTTGTAACAAAGCGGCTTGTGGTGATGTAA
- a CDS encoding PepSY-associated TM helix domain-containing protein — MAQIKWRKWNRATHRDLGYFFVAMCIIYGLSGIAINHIGDWNPSYVYINKTIEIGHPIAPKLTKQEVKDLLEKVGEADSYKHHMMANEETLKVFLHGGSALIDINTGEGQIEKVMRRPIFHAVNFLHYNPKKWWVWFSDAFAIGMIVLAITGLFILKGKNGITRRGAVITIAGIIIPVIFLLLYY, encoded by the coding sequence ATGGCACAAATCAAATGGCGCAAATGGAACAGGGCAACTCACCGCGACCTGGGTTATTTTTTCGTGGCAATGTGCATCATTTACGGACTTTCAGGTATTGCAATCAACCATATTGGAGATTGGAACCCAAGTTATGTTTACATCAATAAAACCATCGAAATCGGTCATCCCATTGCCCCCAAACTTACAAAACAGGAGGTAAAAGACCTTCTGGAAAAAGTGGGTGAAGCGGATAGCTACAAGCACCACATGATGGCCAATGAAGAAACGCTTAAGGTGTTTCTCCATGGCGGGAGTGCGTTGATCGACATCAACACGGGTGAAGGCCAGATTGAAAAAGTAATGCGAAGACCCATTTTTCACGCAGTAAATTTTCTGCACTACAACCCTAAAAAATGGTGGGTCTGGTTTTCGGATGCCTTTGCCATCGGGATGATCGTCCTTGCGATTACAGGACTTTTTATCCTGAAAGGGAAAAACGGCATTACCCGCCGGGGGGCAGTCATAACCATTGCCGGAATTATTATTCCGGTCATTTTTCTTTTGCTTTATTATTGA
- a CDS encoding DUF21 domain-containing protein, protein MTALLLYLFLALFVSFICSIMEAVLLTTPQSFLIVKNEYGHSWAKFYIELKTKIDKPLSAILTLNTVAHTVGAAGVGAQAIKVFGEPYFGVVSAVLTIMILVFTEIIPKTIGARYWRSLSKVSYYTIKIMILITYPLVLLSIIITKLFSGSNSGLTTSREEIAALASIGVDEGVFTEKENKIIQNILRLKNVKVTEIMTPRVVLAVADENLTLNDFLKNKDYLKFSRIPVYSDNDDNITGYVFRQTVFEKLAEDNHNLKLKDIKRDIIFAPGSMVLFTLWEELLDKKEHIALIVDEYGGLDGIVTMEDIIETLLGLEILDEKDTITDMQKFARERWKTRQIKYNLLDKLD, encoded by the coding sequence ATGACGGCACTACTACTTTATCTTTTTCTGGCTCTTTTTGTTTCATTCATATGTTCCATTATGGAAGCGGTGCTGCTCACCACGCCACAATCGTTCCTTATCGTAAAAAATGAATATGGGCATAGTTGGGCAAAATTTTACATCGAATTAAAAACAAAGATTGATAAGCCCTTATCTGCCATTTTAACGTTGAACACGGTCGCACATACCGTCGGTGCTGCCGGAGTTGGTGCACAGGCTATCAAAGTATTCGGGGAACCCTATTTCGGTGTTGTTTCAGCTGTTTTAACGATCATGATTCTTGTATTTACTGAAATCATTCCGAAAACAATTGGCGCCAGATATTGGAGAAGCCTGTCAAAGGTATCCTACTACACGATCAAAATTATGATTTTGATCACTTACCCGCTGGTGTTGCTTTCGATTATAATCACAAAGCTATTCTCCGGCAGCAACAGCGGGTTAACAACCAGCAGGGAGGAAATTGCAGCCCTGGCAAGCATAGGCGTTGACGAAGGCGTTTTTACAGAAAAAGAAAACAAGATCATCCAGAATATTCTTAGACTTAAAAATGTCAAAGTAACTGAAATCATGACTCCAAGAGTGGTATTGGCGGTAGCAGATGAAAATCTGACATTGAATGATTTTCTCAAAAACAAGGATTACCTGAAGTTTTCCCGTATCCCAGTCTATTCTGATAACGATGACAATATCACAGGTTATGTCTTCAGGCAAACCGTTTTTGAAAAGCTGGCCGAAGACAATCATAACCTGAAATTAAAAGACATTAAGAGAGACATCATCTTTGCTCCGGGTTCGATGGTCTTATTCACCCTGTGGGAAGAATTGCTTGACAAAAAGGAACATATAGCGCTAATAGTGGATGAATATGGCGGGCTGGATGGTATTGTAACTATGGAAGATATTATCGAAACTCTGCTGGGGCTGGAAATACTGGACGAAAAAGACACCATCACCGATATGCAAAAATTTGCCAGGGAAAGATGGAAGACAAGACAGATTAAATATAACCTGCTGGATAAACTGGACTAG
- the lon gene encoding endopeptidase La has protein sequence MFGQSSHDSIILSEIIEGDTEFIPLLSQEDEDLINSEDVPETLPILPLRNTVLFPGVVIPITVGRDKSIRLVREAYNKKKPIGVIAQREAEIEDPKPEDLFGIGTVASIMKVLQMPDGNTTVIIQGKKRFKLDEMITDEPYFMAKVSAYESQNRFVHDKNFQALISSLKDLSIQIITISPNIPSEAAFAIKNIESPVFLVNFISSNLNVTTSEKQTLLEISDVNQRATNVLSALSKELQMLELKNQIQDKVKHELDKQHRDYILNQQLKTIQEELGGSSQQQQVEELKKLAAAKKWSKEVQEVFDKEVNKLHRINPNSMDYSIQVNYLETLVELPWNEFTNDNFDLSHAQKILDKDHFGLEKVKERIIEYLAVLKLKKDMKSPIICLTGPPGVGKTSLGRSIARALERKYIRMSLGGLRDEAEIRGHRKTYIGAMPGRIIQSIKKAKSSNPVFVLDEIDKVIGANINGDPSAALLEVLDPEQNTTFYDNFLELEYDLSRVLFIATANTLSTVHPALRDRMEVIDISGYLLEEKIEIAKRYLIPKQLKEHGIKASQLSFSRQSLQTLIEEYTRESGVRLLEKNVAKLIRSRARFIAENLDYEKKITPAEISRILGAPKFQKDQRITNEVAGVVTGLAWTAVGGEILFVEASLSRGKGLMTMTGNLGEVMKESATIAYEYIKAHSDWLNINPDIFQKYNLHVHIPEGATPKDGPSAGITLLTAIASVFTQRKVRDKIAMTGEITLRGKVLPVGGIKEKILAAKRARIDTIILSRENEKDIKEIPEKYITGLSFVYVDSMLEVMNYALLKELVKNPAQILRN, from the coding sequence ATGTTTGGACAATCAAGCCATGACAGCATTATTCTGAGCGAGATCATTGAGGGAGATACTGAATTTATCCCACTACTTTCGCAGGAAGACGAGGATTTGATCAATTCGGAGGATGTTCCTGAAACATTACCAATTCTGCCTTTGCGCAATACAGTTCTCTTTCCGGGCGTGGTAATTCCAATTACCGTTGGCAGAGACAAGTCTATCCGGCTGGTACGTGAAGCTTACAACAAGAAGAAGCCCATCGGCGTAATCGCTCAAAGGGAAGCAGAAATTGAAGACCCAAAACCGGAAGACCTCTTCGGGATAGGGACAGTAGCATCGATTATGAAAGTGTTGCAAATGCCTGACGGAAACACCACAGTGATCATCCAGGGTAAAAAGCGGTTTAAACTCGATGAAATGATTACCGACGAACCCTACTTTATGGCCAAAGTTTCTGCTTATGAATCACAAAACCGGTTTGTCCATGACAAGAATTTTCAGGCGCTGATTTCTTCGCTAAAAGATCTTTCGATTCAGATAATTACTATTTCGCCAAATATCCCAAGTGAGGCTGCATTTGCCATAAAGAACATTGAGAGCCCTGTATTTTTGGTCAATTTCATTTCAAGTAACCTGAATGTTACCACTTCAGAAAAGCAGACCCTGCTTGAGATTTCTGATGTTAACCAGCGCGCTACAAATGTACTTTCTGCATTGAGTAAAGAATTACAGATGCTGGAGCTGAAAAACCAGATCCAGGACAAGGTGAAACATGAACTGGATAAGCAGCATCGCGACTACATTCTCAACCAGCAGTTAAAAACCATTCAGGAGGAGCTGGGCGGGTCAAGCCAGCAGCAACAGGTCGAGGAGTTGAAAAAGCTGGCTGCTGCAAAAAAATGGTCCAAAGAGGTACAGGAGGTATTTGATAAAGAGGTAAACAAACTTCACCGGATTAACCCCAATTCGATGGATTATTCTATCCAGGTAAACTATCTGGAAACACTTGTTGAATTGCCATGGAACGAATTTACCAACGACAATTTCGACCTGAGTCATGCTCAGAAGATACTGGACAAAGATCATTTTGGCCTGGAGAAAGTCAAAGAGCGCATCATCGAGTATCTGGCAGTGCTTAAATTAAAAAAGGACATGAAGTCTCCGATCATATGCCTGACAGGACCTCCGGGGGTTGGCAAAACCTCCCTGGGCCGGTCAATTGCACGGGCACTTGAGCGGAAATATATCCGCATGTCGTTAGGAGGGTTGCGGGATGAAGCCGAGATTCGTGGCCATCGAAAAACATACATCGGCGCCATGCCGGGAAGGATCATTCAAAGCATTAAAAAAGCCAAATCATCCAATCCGGTTTTTGTGCTTGACGAAATTGACAAAGTAATCGGGGCCAACATCAATGGCGACCCTTCGGCAGCGCTGCTCGAAGTACTTGACCCGGAGCAGAACACCACTTTTTATGACAATTTTCTTGAACTGGAATACGACCTATCGAGGGTATTGTTCATTGCCACTGCCAATACGCTCAGCACGGTTCATCCGGCTTTGCGCGACCGTATGGAGGTAATTGACATCAGCGGTTATTTGCTGGAGGAAAAAATTGAAATTGCCAAACGTTACCTCATTCCAAAACAACTTAAAGAGCATGGCATTAAAGCCTCTCAACTGTCATTTAGCAGACAATCTTTACAAACCCTTATTGAAGAATACACGCGTGAGTCAGGAGTGCGTTTGCTCGAGAAAAATGTTGCCAAATTGATCAGAAGCAGAGCGCGGTTTATCGCAGAAAATTTAGACTATGAAAAAAAGATTACACCTGCTGAAATCTCCAGAATTCTTGGCGCCCCAAAATTCCAGAAAGATCAGCGGATTACCAATGAGGTTGCCGGAGTGGTTACAGGTCTTGCATGGACAGCTGTAGGTGGTGAAATCCTGTTTGTGGAAGCAAGCCTTAGCCGGGGAAAAGGGCTGATGACTATGACCGGAAACCTGGGCGAAGTCATGAAAGAATCGGCCACCATTGCTTATGAGTATATCAAGGCGCATTCTGACTGGCTCAATATCAACCCGGATATTTTTCAAAAATACAACCTGCATGTTCATATACCCGAAGGTGCAACCCCAAAGGATGGACCGTCGGCAGGTATAACACTGCTCACAGCCATTGCCTCAGTTTTTACGCAACGCAAGGTCAGGGATAAAATAGCAATGACCGGTGAAATTACTCTTCGTGGAAAAGTACTTCCGGTTGGCGGGATAAAAGAGAAAATTCTGGCCGCCAAAAGAGCACGGATCGATACCATCATTTTATCACGTGAAAACGAAAAGGACATCAAAGAAATCCCTGAGAAGTACATTACAGGACTGAGCTTTGTTTACGTGGACTCGATGCTCGAAGTGATGAATTATGCTTTACTGAAGGAATTGGTTAAAAATCCGGCTCAGATTCTTCGCAACTAA